GACCATCGAGAGGGACAGCATGATCGTCTGGTTCAGGCCGGCCATGATCTGCGGCAGGGCGCTTGGGATCTCGACCTTCCAGAGAAGCTGGCGCCCGGTTGCACCGAATGCGGTTCCGGCCTCACGCAGGGCGGCGGGCGTCGAGGAAATCCCAAGCTGGGTCAGCCGGATCGGCGCGGGCAGAACGAAGATCACCGTCGCGATCAGCCCTGGCACCATGCCGATTCCGAAAAACACGATGGCCGGGATCAGATAGACGAAAGTCGGCAGGGTCTGCATCAGGTCGAGAAGCGGTCTGACCCATGCATACAGCCTTGGCCGGTGGGCGAGGCCGATGCCGACCGGGACACCCACGCCCATGCAGACCACGCAGGATGCCAGCACCAGCGTCAGAGACTGCATCGTCTCATCCCAGTAATCCTGATTGAGGATGAACAGGAATCCCAGCCCGATCCCTGCCGAAACCAGAACCCGGCGCTGCAGCGCATAGGCAAGCAGCATGAACACCGCGATGAGGGCGAAGGGATGCGGCTCGGTCAGTGCGAACATGATCGCGTCGATCATGGATTGCAGGACCGTGGCAAGCAGGTCGAACACCGCGCGGGCATGGGTGGTCAGCCAGTCGAAGATCCATTCGGCGGCATCGCCGACAGGGATCTTCCGTTCGATGACCAGCTCTGTCAGTCGTTCCAAAAGAGGCTCAGCCTTCCAGCGCCGCAGTCAGCACCTCGACCGCGTCGCGACCGTCCTGCGCCGTCACGCCCTCCAGCCAGATGCTGGCCGCGTCAGGGTTTTCCTTCAGCCAGGAAGTCGCCGCATCCTCGGGCCTTTCCCCGTCATTCAGGATTGCGCCCATGATCTCGTTTTCCATCTCAAGCGAGAATTCGAGATTTTGCAGGAATTTTCCGACATTCGGGCAGTCCGCGACAAAGCCTGCGCGCGTGGTCGTGCGGACCTCTGCGCCGCCCAGGTTGGGGCCGAACACGTCATCGCCACCTTCCAGATAGGTCAGCTCGAACTGGCTGTTCATCGGATGCGGTTCCCAGCCGAGGAAGACGATCGGATTGCCGCTGCCGGTTTCGCGGGCGACCTGCGCCAGCATGCCCTGCTCCGAGGATTCCACCACCTCGAACGTGCCCAGACCGAACTGGTTTTCGGCCACCATTTCGATCAGCAGGCGGTTGCCGTCATTGCCCGGCTCGATCCCGTAGATCTTTCCGTCCAGCTCACCCTGATGTTCGGCAATGGCAGAGAAATCCGTGATGCCCAAATCCGCCCCTGCCTTGTTGGTGGCCAGCGTATATTTCGCGCCGGTCAGATTGACGCGTATCATCTCGATCGTGCCGGCTTCGCGATAGGGGGCGATATCGGCTTCCATTGTCGGCATCCACAGACCGAGGAAGACATCGACATCATTGGTGGACATGGCCGTAAATGTGACCGGCAGCGAGAGAACCCTGATCTCGGTCTCATAGCCGAGCGCATCAAGGATCGTCGTCGCAACAGCCGTGGTTGCGGTGATATCGGTCCAGCCCACATCCGAGAAACTGACCTGCTGGCAGGATTCCGGTTCCTGCGCGAAGGCGGGCAGGGCGAATGCTGAAGTCAGCAGCAAAGCGGCGAAGCGGGTCATGTCGTCTCCTCGAATATTGTCGATTGACCAGTCAATCAGTCCAGCCTCTCCGGGCATCTGCCGGCCGCGCGATGCGCGGATACGAAGCCGTGCGCGGGAGACTAGCGGAAAGACCGAATTAATCAACGTCGCAATCCGGATGATTGTCCGTATGTGATGCGCCGCGTTGCGGTAAGTTGCCGGATGGTAATTTCTTTGTGCTGATTGGGCATCAAAGGGTTAGGAGGGTGGCTGAATACCAGTCCGTTCCGTTTGATTAGGTAAACCGTGTTCAATGGCAGAAGCTGGGGAAACAGCATGTGTTGGCAGATTTGCGGGACATTGCTGTAGGTTGGTCTTGCTGCGAAATTGGTTTAATCGTGTTTTAAGGAAACGTCCGTGATTAATGAAGTTGATGAATACAAGCGGGTTTTGCTCGCGATTCTTCGTGCCCATACAAGCACTGCTCTATCCATGTTGCAGTCGATAAACCGCTGTCTACCAGAGAAAACACGCAGTGTTCGGATCATGGTCCACGTGCCTCAAGACGCAGAGGGGATGTTTTCTGTCGTGGTACATCTCGATGGACCTGACCTATTTGTTCTCAATAAGGCCATCGGCGACTTTCGATATCTTTTTGATGTGCGGGTTGTTAACGGGGCAATCACGCCTGATGTCCCCCTATTCGATCCGTTTGATCAACCTTTCAGTGTGAACGACGCCATCGTGGATATCGCCATGGTTTGGGTGAAAGAATTGTGGGCAACCTTCGGCGGGATGAAGGTTCACCTGCCCGTCACCATAGAGGGAGAAGATGGTTTTGGAAGCACTCCAACAATTTCCCTCACCGTTTGAGCGAAGGCAATGGAACACGAAGCAGGCTCAGCTATGACGGTCACGAACGGCAGCTTTTGAAATCACAATCTTCTCAGTCTTTTTGTCGCACAGCATAATCGTAGAAACATGAGAGAAATGTTGCCGCAATGCACGGACACAGGGAAAGCACGCATGTTACGTCCGCTGCCGGTCTTGCTGCCAAAGGGTGGTCCCGGTCGCCCCGACAGACAAAAAGCCGTGGTTTCCGGCTGACCTGCCGCCCGGCCCGGTTACTGCCCCTCATGACGCCCCTTGCTGCGGATTCTCACGCCTCCGGGAATTGCGCTTTCCGGCATCAGGCCATAGCTTCGCGTCATGCCAGAAAGTCAGCCGCGATTCATTCATCTCCGTACGCATTCCGAGCACTCGCTTCTGGAAGGGGCGGTTCCGGTCAAGAAGCTTGTTGAACTGACGAAGGCAGCGGGAATGCCCGCAGTGGCGCTGACCGATACGAACGCCATGTTCGCCGGGCTGGAGTTCAGCGTGAAGGCGATGGATTCGGGGATCCAGCCGATTATCGGCTGCCAGTGGACGCTGCTTGTAGGGGATGTTTATGGACCCGTCGTCGCGCTTGCGCAGAACCGGCAGGGCTGGCTGAACCTGATGGCGCTGTCCTCGGCGATGTATCTGCGGCAGGGCGGCGATCCGTGGCATATCACCGAGGAGGATCTGACCTCGCGTTCAGAAGGGCTGATCCTGCTGACCGGCGGGGCTGACGGTGCGGTGGGCAGACTGCTTCAGGCGGGCCATGCGGCGGGGGTAGAGGCGCTGCTGCGCCGTCTGAAAGACGCTTTCGGCGATAGGCTTTATGTCGAGCTGACCCGCCACAAGGACGAATCCGGCCGGATCATGGCGACCGAGGCGGCGACCGAGGACAGTTTCATCCGGCTGGCCTATATGCTGGAACTGCCTCTGGTGGCGACGAATGATGTCTATTTCCCCAAACCCGAGATGTATGAGGCGCATGACGCGCTGATCTGCATTTCGGAACGTGCCTATGTGGATCAGTCCCAGCCCCGCCGCCGCCTGACCCCGAACCATGATTTCAAATCGCCCGAGGAAATGGCGCTTCTGTTCGCCGATCTTCCCGAGGCCGTCGACAACACCGTCGAAATCGCCCGCCGCTGCGCTTTTGCCGTCAGCCGCCATAAGCCGATCCTGCCTCGCTTCGCCGATGACGAGGTTGAGGAATTGCGCCGTCAGGCCAAGCAGGGGCTTGAAGAGCGGCTGAAGGTCATCCCCCACGCCGTCAGCGTCGAGGATTACCACAAGCGGCTGGATTTCGAACTTGGCATTATCGAGCAGATGGGTTTCCCCGGCTATTTCCTGATCGTTGCCGATTTCATCAAATGGGCCAAGGATCACGATATTCCGGTCGGACCGGGCAGGGGGTCCGGCGCGGGGTCTTTGGTGGCCTATGCTCTGACGATCACCGATCTGGACCCGCTGCGCTATTCCCTGCTGTTCGAGCGGTTCCTGAACCCGGAACGGGTCAGCATGCCCGACTTCGACATCGATTTCTGCATGGATCGCCGGGAAGAGGTGATCCGCTATGTGCAGGATAAATACGGCGCTGAAAAAGTCGGCCAGATCATTACTTTCGGTGCGCTGCTGTCCAAGGCCGCTGTGCGCGATGTGGGCCGGGTGCTGCAACTGCCCTTCGGTCAGGTGGACCGGCTGTCGAAGATGATCCCGGTCGAAGGCGTGAAGCCGGTCAGCGTCACCAAGGCCATCGCCGAGGAACCCCGCCTGCGCGAGATCCGCGACAAGGAAGAGGTCGTCGCGCGGCTTCTGGACTATGCCGCCAAGGTGGAAGGGCTGTACCGCAACGCCTCGACCCATGCTGCGGGGGTGGTGATCGGCGACCGTCCTCTGGATCAGCTTGTGCCGCTGTATCGTGATCCGGCCTCGGAAATGCCCGCGACGCAATTCAATATGAAATGGGTCGAACAGGCCGGGTTGGTGAAGTTCGACTTTCTGGGTCTGAAAACCCTGACGGTCATCCAGAACGCGGTGGATCTGATCAATGGCGGCGGGCGGCCCCTGCATATCGCCGCCGATGGACGCAAGCTTTACGACCCGCCCGAGGGCGCGGAAAACCAGATCAACGCCATCCCGCTGGATGACAAGGCCAGCTATGAGCTGTTCGCTTCAGCGCGCACCGTGGCCGTGTTCCAGGTGGAAAGCTCGGGCATGATGGACGCGCTGCGGCGCATGAAGCCGACCTGTATCGAGGATATCGTGGCACTTGTGGCGCTGTATCGTCCCGGCCCGATGGAGAACATCCCGACCTATTGCGAGGTCAAGAACGGGCAGCGCGATCTGGAACCGCTGCATCCATCCATCGACCATATCCTTGAGGAAACGCAGGGCATCATCGTCTATCAGGAACAGGTGATGCAGATCGCGCAGGTCATGGCGGGTTACAGCCTTGGCGGCGCCGACCTGCTGCGCCGCGCGATGGGCAAGAAAATCGCCGAGGAAATGGCGAAGGAACGCCCGAAATTCATCAAGGGCAGCGTTGAAAATGGCGTGGATGAGAAGAAGGCAGGCGAAGTCTTTGACCTGCTGGAAAAATTCGCGAATTACGGCTTCAACAAATCCCACGCGGCGGCTTATGCCGTCGTGTCCTATCAGACCGCATGGCTGAAGGCGAACCACCCGGTCGAGTTCATGGCAGGCGTCATGAATTGCGATATCCACCTGACCGAGAAGCTGAGCGTCTATAAACGCGAACTCGACCGCATGGAAATCGAGGTCGTGCCGCCCTGCGTCAACCGCTCGGGCGCGACCTTCACGGTCAAGGAGGGGCGCATCCATTACGCGCTCGGTGCGCTGAAAGGCGTCGGGGTTGAGGCGATGCGGGCCATTGAGACCGTGCGCGGCGATCAGCCCTTCGCCGATATGGTCGATTTCGCCCGCCGCGTCGATCTGCGCCGCGTCGGCAAGCGGGCGCTTGAGATGATGGCGCGGGCAGGGGCGTTTGATCTGCTGGACGATAATCGCGCTCGGGTCATGGCCTCGCTTGACGGGCTGGTGGCGTTTTCCGGGGCCAGCCACGATCAGGCGGCGTCGAACCAGTCATCCCTGTTTGGCGGGGGCGAGGATCTGCCGCCGCCGCGCCCGGTTCTGGCGCAGATCTGGCTGCCATCCGAAAGGCTGGGGCAGGAGCATCAGGCGATCGGGTTCTATCTGTCGGGCCATCCCATCGACGATTATCTGCCCGCGCTGCGCCGGATCGAGGTCAACACACTTGCCGAAATCCGCGCAGCCGCCGCGGCGGGGCCGCTGGTGACCTATATCGCGGGCACGGTGTCCTCACGGCAGGAAAAGAAATCCGCCAAGGGCAATCGTTTTGCCTTTATCGGGGCGTCTGATCCGACCGGGCTATATGAGGCCGTGGTGTTCTCCGACGTGCTGGAAGCCAGCCGGGAACATCT
This sequence is a window from Paracoccus aerodenitrificans. Protein-coding genes within it:
- the choX gene encoding choline ABC transporter substrate-binding protein, whose product is MTRFAALLLTSAFALPAFAQEPESCQQVSFSDVGWTDITATTAVATTILDALGYETEIRVLSLPVTFTAMSTNDVDVFLGLWMPTMEADIAPYREAGTIEMIRVNLTGAKYTLATNKAGADLGITDFSAIAEHQGELDGKIYGIEPGNDGNRLLIEMVAENQFGLGTFEVVESSEQGMLAQVARETGSGNPIVFLGWEPHPMNSQFELTYLEGGDDVFGPNLGGAEVRTTTRAGFVADCPNVGKFLQNLEFSLEMENEIMGAILNDGERPEDAATSWLKENPDAASIWLEGVTAQDGRDAVEVLTAALEG
- the choW gene encoding choline ABC transporter permease subunit, encoding MERLTELVIERKIPVGDAAEWIFDWLTTHARAVFDLLATVLQSMIDAIMFALTEPHPFALIAVFMLLAYALQRRVLVSAGIGLGFLFILNQDYWDETMQSLTLVLASCVVCMGVGVPVGIGLAHRPRLYAWVRPLLDLMQTLPTFVYLIPAIVFFGIGMVPGLIATVIFVLPAPIRLTQLGISSTPAALREAGTAFGATGRQLLWKVEIPSALPQIMAGLNQTIMLSLSMVVIAALVGASGLGVPVVRALNSVNTSLGFESGLVIVVVAIMLDRLLRFRRKS
- a CDS encoding DUF6389 family protein; the protein is MINEVDEYKRVLLAILRAHTSTALSMLQSINRCLPEKTRSVRIMVHVPQDAEGMFSVVVHLDGPDLFVLNKAIGDFRYLFDVRVVNGAITPDVPLFDPFDQPFSVNDAIVDIAMVWVKELWATFGGMKVHLPVTIEGEDGFGSTPTISLTV
- the dnaE gene encoding DNA polymerase III subunit alpha; the protein is MPESQPRFIHLRTHSEHSLLEGAVPVKKLVELTKAAGMPAVALTDTNAMFAGLEFSVKAMDSGIQPIIGCQWTLLVGDVYGPVVALAQNRQGWLNLMALSSAMYLRQGGDPWHITEEDLTSRSEGLILLTGGADGAVGRLLQAGHAAGVEALLRRLKDAFGDRLYVELTRHKDESGRIMATEAATEDSFIRLAYMLELPLVATNDVYFPKPEMYEAHDALICISERAYVDQSQPRRRLTPNHDFKSPEEMALLFADLPEAVDNTVEIARRCAFAVSRHKPILPRFADDEVEELRRQAKQGLEERLKVIPHAVSVEDYHKRLDFELGIIEQMGFPGYFLIVADFIKWAKDHDIPVGPGRGSGAGSLVAYALTITDLDPLRYSLLFERFLNPERVSMPDFDIDFCMDRREEVIRYVQDKYGAEKVGQIITFGALLSKAAVRDVGRVLQLPFGQVDRLSKMIPVEGVKPVSVTKAIAEEPRLREIRDKEEVVARLLDYAAKVEGLYRNASTHAAGVVIGDRPLDQLVPLYRDPASEMPATQFNMKWVEQAGLVKFDFLGLKTLTVIQNAVDLINGGGRPLHIAADGRKLYDPPEGAENQINAIPLDDKASYELFASARTVAVFQVESSGMMDALRRMKPTCIEDIVALVALYRPGPMENIPTYCEVKNGQRDLEPLHPSIDHILEETQGIIVYQEQVMQIAQVMAGYSLGGADLLRRAMGKKIAEEMAKERPKFIKGSVENGVDEKKAGEVFDLLEKFANYGFNKSHAAAYAVVSYQTAWLKANHPVEFMAGVMNCDIHLTEKLSVYKRELDRMEIEVVPPCVNRSGATFTVKEGRIHYALGALKGVGVEAMRAIETVRGDQPFADMVDFARRVDLRRVGKRALEMMARAGAFDLLDDNRARVMASLDGLVAFSGASHDQAASNQSSLFGGGEDLPPPRPVLAQIWLPSERLGQEHQAIGFYLSGHPIDDYLPALRRIEVNTLAEIRAAAAAGPLVTYIAGTVSSRQEKKSAKGNRFAFIGASDPTGLYEAVVFSDVLEASREHLEPGSNVVMQVQVEPQGDEVKMLARSVVPLEQAIANVGPAELVLQIGESVDFPVLQDTLVGLDEDRGRRGKLILRIHEGDEVYDIEVTDRAPVGPSARQRYRVVPGVLDVVEQ